The Streptomyces sp. NBC_01353 genome contains a region encoding:
- a CDS encoding metal-dependent hydrolase, protein MMGPAHSLSGAAAWLGVGAAAAAAGHPMPWPVVVVGALICAGAALAPDLDHKSATISRAFGPISRGLCEIVDKLSYAVYKATRSTADPRRSGGHRTLTHTWLWAVLIGAGASALAITGGRWAVLAILFVHLVLAVEGLLWRAARMSSDVLVWLLGATSAWILAGVLDQPGNGADWLFTGSGQEYLWLGLPIVLGALVHDIGDALTVSGCPVLWPIPVGRKRWYPVGPPKGMRFRAGSWVELKVLMPAFMLLGGVGGASALGFF, encoded by the coding sequence ATGATGGGACCGGCGCACTCGCTGTCCGGAGCGGCGGCCTGGCTGGGCGTCGGAGCGGCGGCGGCAGCCGCCGGCCACCCGATGCCCTGGCCGGTGGTCGTCGTCGGGGCGCTCATCTGCGCGGGCGCGGCCCTCGCCCCCGACCTGGACCACAAGTCCGCGACCATCTCGCGCGCCTTCGGTCCGATATCGCGGGGGCTGTGCGAGATCGTCGACAAGCTCTCGTACGCCGTCTACAAGGCCACCCGCTCCACCGCCGACCCCCGACGGTCGGGCGGGCACCGCACCCTCACCCACACCTGGCTCTGGGCCGTCCTCATCGGCGCCGGAGCCTCGGCTCTGGCCATCACCGGCGGCCGCTGGGCGGTCCTGGCGATCCTCTTCGTCCACCTCGTACTCGCGGTGGAAGGCCTGCTGTGGCGGGCCGCCCGGATGTCCAGCGACGTCCTCGTCTGGCTGCTCGGCGCCACCAGCGCCTGGATCCTGGCGGGCGTCCTCGACCAGCCCGGCAACGGCGCGGACTGGCTCTTCACCGGTTCCGGCCAGGAGTACCTGTGGCTGGGCCTGCCGATCGTCCTCGGCGCCCTTGTCCACGACATCGGAGACGCGCTGACGGTCTCCGGCTGCCCTGTCCTGTGGCCCATCCCGGTGGGGCGCAAGCGGTGGTACCCGGTCGGGCCGCCGAAGGGGATGCGCTTCCGCGCGGGCAGCTGGGTCGAGCTGAAGGTCCTGATGCCGGCGTTCATGCTCCTCGGCGGGGTGGGCGGAGCTTCGGCGCTCGGCTTCTTCTAG
- a CDS encoding TetR/AcrR family transcriptional regulator, whose translation MTGRSGTGTDAGTAPAGRGRRERLRAETTAEIKDTALRLMASGGPDAITLRAIAREMGMTANAIYGYFATRDDLVTTLIDDVYSALADAVDAAWANAPAEDPAARILAWADAFRTWALTNPEGFRLVYGDPVPGYQAPEGGPAPEAARRVCTGLAGLAAAAWPFAEPLYRDSAFTWSDFDAGLLDKVRPAFPELPPAGVALALRVWGHLHGLVALEVYGHLGRQTASPDKLFQEELARLVTTLGVPRTDRSGPPGSRTG comes from the coding sequence GTGACCGGGAGATCAGGGACAGGGACAGACGCAGGGACGGCTCCGGCGGGCCGGGGGCGCCGTGAGCGGCTGCGGGCCGAGACCACGGCCGAGATCAAGGACACGGCCCTGCGGCTGATGGCCTCGGGCGGTCCGGACGCCATCACGCTGCGGGCCATCGCCCGCGAGATGGGCATGACGGCCAACGCGATCTACGGCTACTTCGCCACGCGCGACGACCTGGTCACCACGCTCATCGACGACGTGTACTCGGCGCTGGCCGACGCCGTGGACGCGGCCTGGGCGAACGCGCCCGCCGAGGACCCGGCGGCCCGGATCCTGGCCTGGGCCGACGCCTTCCGCACATGGGCCCTGACCAACCCCGAGGGCTTCCGGCTCGTCTACGGCGACCCCGTGCCCGGCTACCAGGCCCCCGAGGGCGGCCCCGCCCCGGAGGCGGCCCGCCGGGTGTGCACCGGCCTCGCCGGGCTCGCCGCGGCGGCCTGGCCGTTCGCCGAACCCCTCTACCGGGACAGCGCGTTCACCTGGTCCGACTTCGACGCCGGACTCCTCGACAAGGTGCGCCCGGCCTTCCCCGAACTGCCACCGGCCGGCGTCGCGCTGGCCCTGCGCGTCTGGGGGCATCTGCACGGCCTGGTGGCACTGGAGGTGTACGGGCATCTCGGTCGCCAGACGGCGAGCCCGGACAAGCTCTTCCAGGAGGAACTGGCCCGGCTCGTGACGACTCTGGGCGTCCCCCGGACCGACCGAAGCGGGCCACCAGGGTCCCGTACCGGCTAG
- a CDS encoding NAD(P)H-binding protein, producing MRIGVIGATGTIGSRVVAEALERGHHIRAFSRDAAEAAAGEIRENITWASLDVLDPDGVAAVLPGLDVLISAFQPGNAARDLTDTVRRSIADATVYATAARALLKALESHPRTRLIVIGGAGSLEVEPGVVLADAEERLHETLDAVGLPRAYAAAVRGHRDALNVLRTSNRRWTYFSPAEDIAPGERTGRFRVGGDQPIRDAEGRSRVSAEDAAVALVDEAELPRFVQRRFTIGY from the coding sequence ATGCGCATCGGAGTCATCGGAGCCACCGGCACCATCGGCAGCCGCGTCGTCGCGGAGGCACTGGAGCGCGGGCACCACATCAGAGCTTTCAGCCGCGACGCCGCGGAGGCGGCGGCCGGGGAGATCCGCGAGAACATCACCTGGGCGAGCCTCGACGTCCTCGACCCCGACGGTGTCGCCGCCGTCCTGCCCGGGCTCGACGTCCTGATCAGCGCCTTCCAGCCCGGAAACGCGGCGCGGGACCTCACGGACACCGTGCGGCGCTCCATCGCCGACGCCACCGTCTACGCGACCGCGGCGCGGGCCTTGCTGAAGGCGCTGGAGAGCCACCCCAGAACCCGGCTGATCGTGATCGGCGGCGCGGGCAGTCTGGAGGTCGAGCCCGGTGTGGTGCTCGCCGACGCGGAGGAGCGGCTCCACGAGACCCTCGACGCCGTCGGGCTGCCCCGCGCCTACGCGGCGGCGGTCCGCGGCCACCGGGACGCCCTGAACGTGCTGCGTACCTCGAACCGTCGGTGGACCTACTTCAGCCCCGCCGAGGACATCGCACCCGGCGAACGCACCGGCCGCTTCCGCGTCGGCGGCGACCAGCCGATCCGGGACGCCGAGGGCCGAAGCCGCGTCTCGGCGGAGGACGCGGCCGTGGCGCTGGTCGACGAGGCGGAACTGCCCCGCTTCGTCCAGCGCCGATTCACGATCGGGTACTGA
- a CDS encoding ABC transporter ATP-binding protein has protein sequence MIGLAPPAYDPAAPTSATTLPVGTAGTVRTYVRDLLSRHRMAFALLIGVNAVAVTASMVGPYLLGSLVERLSEGARGLHLERTVALFALALVVQTLFVRMVRLRGAMLGEEMLADLREDFLVRSVGLPPGVLERAGTGDLLSRITTDIDRLANAMREAVPQLAIGVVWAGLLIGGLAVTAPPLALSLLVAAPLLIVGCRWYFKRAPSAYRSEAAGYAAVAGALAETVDAGRTVEAHRLGAGRIALSDRRIAEWTAWERYTLFLRSVLFPVVNLTHTLVLAGVLMLGGVFVLRGWIDVGQLTTGALLAQMLVEPVGIILRWYDELQVAQVSLARLVGVRDIEPDAGDGALRPEGRYVRADDVRFGYREGVDVLHQVSMDVAPGTRLALVGPSGAGKSTLGRLLAGIYAPRTGSVTLGSAELAKMPPERVREHVALVNQEHHVFVGSLRDNLLLARTGAEDGELWAALGAVDADGWARALDEGLDTEVGSGGLALTPAQAQQIALARLVLADPHTLVLDEATSLLDPRAARHLERSLARVLDGRTVVAIAHRLHTAHDADVIAVVEEGRISELGSHDELVAADGAYAALWRSWHG, from the coding sequence ATGATCGGCCTGGCGCCACCGGCGTACGACCCGGCGGCCCCGACGTCGGCGACGACCCTGCCCGTGGGCACGGCCGGGACCGTGCGCACCTACGTACGCGATCTGCTGAGCCGTCACCGCATGGCGTTCGCGCTGCTCATCGGCGTCAACGCGGTCGCGGTGACCGCCTCGATGGTGGGCCCGTACCTGCTCGGCTCGCTCGTCGAACGCCTCTCCGAGGGGGCGCGCGGCCTCCATCTGGAGCGCACCGTCGCCCTGTTCGCGCTCGCCCTCGTCGTCCAGACCCTCTTCGTACGGATGGTGCGGCTGCGCGGCGCGATGCTGGGCGAGGAGATGCTGGCGGACCTGCGCGAGGACTTCCTCGTACGGTCGGTCGGGCTGCCGCCGGGAGTCCTGGAGCGGGCCGGGACCGGCGACCTGCTGTCCCGTATCACCACGGACATCGACCGGCTGGCCAATGCGATGCGCGAGGCCGTCCCACAGCTCGCCATCGGCGTGGTCTGGGCCGGTCTGCTGATCGGCGGGCTCGCCGTCACCGCGCCGCCGCTCGCGCTCTCCCTGCTGGTCGCCGCGCCGCTGCTGATCGTGGGGTGCCGGTGGTACTTCAAGCGGGCGCCCTCGGCGTACCGCTCGGAGGCCGCCGGATACGCGGCGGTCGCGGGGGCGCTCGCGGAGACCGTCGACGCGGGCCGGACGGTCGAGGCGCACCGCCTCGGCGCGGGCCGGATCGCCCTCTCCGACCGGCGGATCGCCGAGTGGACCGCGTGGGAGAGGTACACGCTCTTCCTGCGATCGGTGCTCTTCCCGGTCGTGAACCTCACGCACACGCTCGTTCTCGCGGGTGTCCTGATGCTCGGCGGTGTGTTCGTCCTGCGCGGCTGGATCGACGTCGGGCAGCTGACCACCGGCGCGCTGCTCGCCCAGATGCTGGTCGAGCCCGTCGGGATCATCCTGCGCTGGTACGACGAACTGCAGGTCGCCCAGGTGTCGCTGGCCCGGCTCGTCGGCGTCCGGGACATCGAGCCGGACGCGGGGGACGGGGCCCTGCGTCCCGAGGGACGGTACGTCCGGGCGGACGACGTGCGCTTCGGCTACCGCGAGGGCGTCGACGTGCTGCACCAGGTGTCGATGGACGTCGCCCCGGGCACCCGGCTCGCGCTGGTCGGCCCGTCCGGCGCGGGCAAGTCGACGCTCGGCCGGCTGCTCGCGGGCATCTACGCCCCGCGGACCGGATCGGTCACGCTCGGCTCGGCCGAGCTGGCGAAGATGCCGCCCGAGCGGGTCCGGGAGCATGTGGCCCTGGTCAATCAGGAGCACCACGTCTTCGTCGGCTCGCTCCGCGACAACCTGCTGCTCGCCCGCACGGGCGCCGAGGACGGCGAGCTGTGGGCGGCGCTCGGCGCGGTCGACGCGGACGGCTGGGCACGGGCGCTCGACGAGGGTCTGGACACCGAGGTCGGCTCGGGCGGGCTCGCGCTCACCCCGGCGCAGGCCCAGCAGATCGCACTGGCCCGGCTGGTGCTCGCCGACCCGCACACCCTGGTCCTGGACGAGGCGACCTCGCTCCTCGACCCGCGGGCGGCGCGCCATCTGGAGCGCTCGCTGGCCCGGGTCCTCGACGGCCGCACGGTCGTCGCGATCGCCCACCGACTGCACACCGCGCACGACGCGGATGTGATCGCGGTGGTCGAGGAGGGCCGCATCAGCGAACTGGGCAGCCACGACGAACTGGTGGCAGCGGACGGGGCGTACGCGGCCCTGTGGCGATCCTGGCACGGCTGA
- a CDS encoding ABC transporter ATP-binding protein → MKIRDLPYADPGIPDVRSGTRFLFWLGRNQLGGQVSSLLWGLMQQLGIAGLSLAVGLAVQAVVDRDGGRLALAGGLLAVLGAAIAVGDMMLHRTAVTNWITAAARVQQLLSRKTAELGSVLTRRVAAGEVVAVSTSDVEKIGWFVEALSRFAAAALTMVLVCVGVVVYQPALGVLVAIGVPVLALAVLPLLPRATRRADVQREKAGKATELASDTVAGLRVLRGIGGEELFLTRYRTASQEVRRAAVRSARMWALIAAVQVLLPGLLLVGVLAYGARLALEGRIAVGELVTVYGAVALMLHPLRHVEEIAMAYSFSRPSAKRAARVLSLARTTTTTAERHDKATGDLYDPVTGLLAPAGLLTAVVCGDPDAAGRLADRLGGHPTEAGEGHTSVLLGGVPLDELDLDTTRTAVLVQDKDPVLLSGTLHDLLDVPSSGAVRPEEALAAARCGDVLDALAQASVDTDGDPMRTRITERGRSLSGGQRQRLALARSLVTDPEVLVLDEPTSAVDSHTEARVAAGVRALREGRTTVVLASSPLLLDRADRVALVHDDEVVAVGTHRELLRTEPRYRAVVTRDTEDEQALDDRAREDHVSEARARDDKLASKLASELEGESA, encoded by the coding sequence ATGAAGATTCGCGATCTACCGTATGCCGATCCAGGGATCCCCGATGTCCGCTCGGGCACCCGGTTCCTCTTCTGGCTCGGCCGCAACCAACTCGGCGGGCAGGTCAGCTCCCTCCTGTGGGGACTGATGCAGCAACTCGGCATCGCCGGGCTGTCCCTCGCCGTCGGCCTCGCCGTGCAGGCCGTCGTGGACCGTGACGGCGGGCGCCTCGCGCTCGCGGGCGGCCTGCTCGCCGTGCTTGGCGCGGCCATCGCGGTCGGCGACATGATGCTCCACCGCACCGCCGTCACCAACTGGATCACCGCGGCCGCACGCGTCCAGCAGCTGCTCTCCCGCAAGACCGCCGAGCTCGGTTCCGTCCTGACGCGGCGGGTCGCCGCGGGCGAGGTCGTGGCCGTCTCCACTTCTGACGTCGAGAAGATCGGCTGGTTCGTCGAGGCGCTGTCGCGCTTCGCCGCGGCCGCTCTCACGATGGTCCTGGTCTGCGTGGGCGTGGTGGTCTACCAGCCCGCGCTCGGAGTTCTGGTCGCCATCGGTGTGCCGGTCCTCGCCCTCGCGGTGCTGCCGCTGCTCCCCCGTGCGACACGTCGCGCCGACGTCCAGCGCGAGAAGGCGGGGAAGGCCACCGAGCTGGCCTCGGACACCGTGGCCGGGCTGCGGGTGCTGCGCGGCATCGGCGGCGAGGAGCTGTTTCTCACCCGCTACCGCACCGCTTCCCAGGAGGTCCGGCGCGCCGCCGTCCGCAGCGCCCGGATGTGGGCCCTGATCGCGGCCGTGCAGGTCCTGCTTCCGGGTCTGCTCCTGGTGGGCGTGCTCGCGTACGGGGCGAGGCTCGCGCTCGAAGGGAGGATCGCGGTCGGCGAACTGGTCACCGTCTACGGCGCGGTGGCGCTGATGCTGCATCCCCTTCGGCACGTGGAGGAGATCGCCATGGCGTACTCCTTCTCCCGGCCCTCCGCCAAGCGCGCGGCCCGGGTGCTGTCGCTGGCGCGGACCACCACCACGACGGCGGAGAGGCACGACAAGGCGACGGGCGATCTGTACGACCCTGTCACCGGGCTGCTCGCCCCCGCCGGTCTCCTCACCGCGGTCGTCTGCGGCGACCCGGACGCGGCCGGACGGCTGGCGGACCGGCTCGGCGGCCACCCCACGGAGGCGGGTGAGGGGCACACCTCTGTCCTGCTCGGCGGGGTGCCGCTCGACGAACTGGATCTGGACACCACCCGAACCGCCGTACTGGTCCAGGACAAGGATCCGGTCCTGCTCTCCGGCACGCTCCACGATCTGCTCGACGTGCCCTCCTCCGGTGCGGTCCGGCCCGAGGAAGCCCTGGCCGCGGCGCGGTGCGGGGACGTCCTCGACGCGCTCGCGCAGGCGTCCGTGGACACGGACGGCGACCCGATGAGGACCCGGATCACCGAGCGCGGCCGGTCGCTCTCCGGTGGCCAGCGTCAGCGCCTGGCGCTGGCCCGGTCGCTGGTGACCGACCCGGAGGTGCTGGTCCTCGACGAGCCGACCTCGGCGGTCGACTCGCACACCGAGGCGCGCGTCGCCGCCGGGGTGAGGGCTCTGCGCGAGGGCCGTACGACGGTGGTCCTGGCCTCCTCGCCGCTGCTGCTCGACCGGGCCGACCGGGTGGCCCTCGTCCACGACGACGAGGTGGTGGCCGTCGGTACGCACCGCGAACTGCTGCGTACCGAGCCGCGCTACCGGGCCGTCGTCACCCGAGACACCGAAGACGAACAGGCCCTGGACGACAGGGCGAGGGAAGACCACGTGAGCGAAGCCCGGGCGAGGGACGACAAGCTCGCATCGAAGCTCGCATCAGAGCTGGAAGGAGAGTCGGCATGA
- a CDS encoding peptide-N4-asparagine amidase: protein MRHQKIMSMIGGLVLAAGALLTAHPATADAPADSPPAEFGNDWHDPLTAAPPVTMPPTRSCEVLLAAAQFRDFTPYKGSYAPPKECGTRWSKVVLRLEGEVKGRQYDRLGHLAVGGVEIFRTSTPQPSPDGIRWSVEKDVTRYRDTLGRPQPVEMLIGNVVNETYTGVIDVRVTLTFFTARGTVKPAANTPDRVLPLDSTGLTTPRNTERILAEVYATGSGGGCEEYWYLTVPDAAPYSCKATDGPYREVRISVDGRTAGIAAPFPTVWTGGWSNPFLWYVTPGPRAFDIQPIVYDLTPFAGILNDGRAHRVEVSVLGVPAGQTGWSTPTNILLWQDEGRTVVTGGLDRYEETAPRNSSVHTPGSEHRLDTEGGHALTVAGHLNTSHGRVDTTVARTLANTSVHRWAEGENPDALTARWTDDETVTVGRTSTRTHRTYTMDGETTIGAGDRLRTVLALGDRAHTEVVRGGKRLSWSHLDHSYVGDATYTTGVPRDQRHAVGTTSDRYLLHGSDGCYDRRVKTAQGMVTEDRLRC from the coding sequence ATGAGACATCAGAAGATCATGAGCATGATCGGTGGGCTCGTCCTGGCCGCCGGCGCCCTGCTCACGGCGCACCCGGCGACCGCGGACGCTCCGGCCGATTCGCCGCCGGCCGAGTTCGGCAACGACTGGCACGACCCGTTGACCGCCGCACCGCCCGTGACCATGCCTCCGACCCGCTCCTGCGAGGTCCTGCTGGCCGCGGCCCAGTTCCGCGACTTCACGCCGTACAAAGGGAGTTACGCACCTCCGAAGGAGTGTGGCACCCGCTGGAGCAAGGTCGTCCTGCGTCTCGAAGGAGAGGTGAAGGGGCGTCAGTACGACCGCCTCGGCCACCTCGCCGTCGGCGGCGTGGAGATCTTCCGCACCTCCACGCCCCAGCCCTCACCCGACGGCATCCGCTGGTCGGTGGAGAAGGACGTCACCCGCTACCGCGACACCCTCGGCCGCCCCCAGCCGGTCGAGATGCTCATCGGCAATGTCGTGAACGAGACGTACACCGGAGTCATCGACGTCCGGGTCACCCTCACCTTCTTCACCGCCCGGGGCACGGTGAAGCCGGCGGCGAACACCCCCGACCGGGTGCTGCCGCTCGACTCCACCGGCCTGACCACCCCGCGCAACACCGAACGCATCCTCGCCGAGGTGTACGCCACCGGATCCGGCGGCGGCTGCGAGGAGTACTGGTACCTGACCGTCCCCGACGCGGCCCCGTACTCCTGCAAGGCGACCGACGGGCCGTACCGCGAGGTCCGGATCTCCGTCGACGGACGGACGGCGGGCATCGCCGCCCCGTTCCCGACGGTGTGGACGGGCGGCTGGTCCAACCCCTTCCTCTGGTACGTCACTCCCGGTCCGCGCGCCTTCGACATCCAGCCGATCGTCTACGACCTGACCCCCTTCGCCGGCATTCTCAACGACGGGCGCGCCCACCGGGTCGAGGTGTCGGTCCTGGGCGTCCCCGCCGGTCAGACCGGCTGGAGCACGCCCACCAACATCCTGCTCTGGCAGGACGAGGGCCGCACCGTGGTCACCGGCGGGCTCGACCGGTACGAGGAGACCGCGCCGCGCAACTCCTCGGTGCACACGCCGGGTTCGGAGCACCGGTTGGACACCGAGGGCGGGCACGCGCTCACGGTCGCCGGCCATCTGAACACCTCGCACGGCCGTGTCGACACCACCGTCGCCCGGACCCTCGCGAACACCTCCGTGCACCGCTGGGCCGAGGGCGAGAACCCGGACGCGCTCACCGCGCGGTGGACCGACGACGAGACCGTGACCGTCGGACGCACCAGCACCCGAACCCACCGCACGTACACCATGGACGGCGAGACGACGATCGGCGCGGGCGACCGCCTGCGGACCGTGCTGGCACTCGGCGACCGCGCCCACACCGAGGTCGTACGAGGCGGCAAGCGGCTCTCCTGGTCACACCTCGACCACAGTTACGTCGGCGATGCCACGTACACCACCGGTGTGCCCCGCGATCAGCGGCACGCGGTCGGGACGACGTCCGACCGCTACCTGCTCCACGGCTCCGACGGTTGCTACGACCGCCGCGTGAAGACGGCGCAGGGGATGGTCACGGAGGATCGTCTGCGCTGCTGA
- a CDS encoding Gfo/Idh/MocA family oxidoreductase → MNDNAPQPPSRRSVLRTTAGVAGAGIGLGALGAGHAEAASPEAAAAAADTTEQTAPVPPRRGVTMAGVPFEGRSTVRVGIVGLGNRGGSMIDLFLALPWVRVVAICDPVKENAERAAAKVVAAGQPSPGLYTHGEDDYENLCERSDLDFVYVATPWELHVEMARAAMLNGKHVGVECPIAMTLPDLWELVDLSEQTRRHCMQLENCCYGRNEMRVLRMAHAGKFGNLLHGAGAYNHDLRELMFSPTYYEGPWRRLWHTKLRGDLYPNHGFGPVANYMDINRGDRAVSISSFGTPALGLAEYRAKEMPPGDPSWKETYIGADRTISLVQTEKGRVIRLEHDVSTPHPYSRINSLGGSLGVFEDFPARIYVEPDHKGHQWGDFAAYATEFDHWLWKEHANPPGGHGGMDYIMIFRLMQCMQLGLVPDFDVYDAATWTAPVPLSHASIKAKGVPLPIPDFTRGEWKKARSGVDSVKPA, encoded by the coding sequence ATGAACGACAACGCACCGCAGCCGCCGAGCCGTCGCTCCGTCCTGCGGACCACGGCCGGGGTCGCGGGAGCGGGCATCGGCCTCGGCGCCCTGGGCGCCGGCCATGCCGAGGCCGCCTCGCCCGAGGCCGCCGCTGCCGCCGCGGACACCACCGAGCAGACCGCCCCGGTGCCCCCGCGCAGAGGCGTCACCATGGCCGGTGTCCCCTTCGAGGGGCGCTCCACGGTCCGGGTCGGCATCGTCGGCCTCGGCAACCGGGGCGGCAGCATGATCGACCTGTTCCTCGCGCTCCCCTGGGTACGGGTGGTCGCGATCTGCGACCCGGTCAAGGAGAACGCGGAGCGCGCCGCCGCCAAGGTGGTCGCCGCCGGACAGCCCTCCCCGGGTCTGTACACCCATGGCGAGGACGACTACGAGAACCTCTGCGAGCGTTCCGACCTGGACTTCGTCTATGTGGCGACGCCCTGGGAACTCCACGTCGAGATGGCGCGGGCGGCGATGCTGAACGGCAAGCACGTCGGCGTGGAGTGTCCGATCGCGATGACGCTCCCGGACCTGTGGGAGCTGGTCGATCTCTCCGAGCAGACCCGACGCCACTGTATGCAGCTCGAGAACTGCTGTTACGGCCGCAACGAGATGCGGGTCCTGCGGATGGCGCACGCGGGCAAGTTCGGGAATCTGCTGCACGGCGCGGGCGCGTACAACCACGATCTGCGCGAGCTGATGTTCTCGCCCACGTACTACGAGGGCCCGTGGCGCCGGCTCTGGCACACCAAGCTGCGGGGCGATCTCTATCCGAACCACGGTTTCGGTCCGGTCGCCAACTACATGGACATCAACCGGGGCGACCGTGCGGTCAGCATCAGCAGCTTCGGGACGCCGGCGCTCGGTCTCGCCGAGTACCGGGCCAAGGAGATGCCGCCGGGCGACCCGAGCTGGAAGGAGACGTACATCGGGGCCGACCGGACGATCAGCCTGGTCCAGACGGAGAAGGGCCGCGTGATCCGGCTGGAGCACGATGTCTCGACCCCGCACCCGTACAGCCGCATCAACAGTCTGGGCGGGAGCCTGGGGGTCTTCGAGGACTTTCCGGCCCGGATCTATGTGGAGCCGGACCACAAGGGACACCAGTGGGGTGACTTCGCGGCGTACGCCACCGAGTTCGACCACTGGCTCTGGAAGGAGCACGCGAATCCGCCGGGCGGGCACGGCGGGATGGACTACATCATGATCTTCCGGCTGATGCAGTGCATGCAGCTCGGTCTGGTCCCCGACTTCGATGTGTACGACGCGGCGACCTGGACGGCGCCGGTGCCGCTCAGTCACGCCTCGATCAAGGCCAAGGGTGTACCGCTGCCGATCCCGGACTTCACCCGCGGCGAGTGGAAGAAGGCACGGTCGGGCGTGGATTCGGTCAAGCCGGCATAG